A segment of the Globicephala melas chromosome 18, mGloMel1.2, whole genome shotgun sequence genome:
CTTTGCCTTTATACTTAGAAAGTCTACGACATTCAGAGAGCAGACACAACCACGGTTGAAATAGCATGGTGTTCGACATCAGAAAGGCATGGGTCATAATCTATCTCATAGGGTTAGATATTGGTTTTTgcaaagattaaataagttaaagaaTCAAGCACAAGGCCTGGGATGTGTAAACCCTCTGGttcctttccttctgtttacTAGAAAATAATAGACTCAAGCAGCTCACAAAAAATGCAAAtgccaaaaaatatgaaaatatgctcaacctgCTTAGTACATCATGGAACATAAAATTAAGTTAGTTACCATTTTCTGTccatcaaattaacaaaaatttaagCAATAACCTCTAGTGCAAAGAGGCCATGGAGAAAGGGGAACTCATTATAGGCACCTGTGCGGTACTGTTAATTGTTAAACCTTTTTGGAAAGCAATGACTATATTTATTACAGTTTAAAGgcgaaaaaaaagttttaaattgagCATTTTCTTTGACCTAGGATTTCCTATTTGAGTTATCTATCCTTTACAAAtacaaagaggggcttccctggtggcgcagtggttgagagtccgcctgccgaggcaggggacacgggttcgtgccccagtccgggaagatcccacatgccacggagcggctaggcccgtgagccatggccgctgagcctgcgcatccggagcctgtgctccgcaacgggagaggccacaacagtgaaaggccctcgtaccgcaaaaataaaataaaataaaataagatacaaaagGATATATGTAAAACGATGCTTACCTTTGGACCACTTATGATCGCAAAATGCTGACAGCAACGTGAAAATCCATCAGTAGTAGAAAAGCAGTTGAATAAATGTGTCTTTTCAGTTTCTacccactaaaatgtaagcttccCAAGAACAAGGATTTTTATCTGTGATCTTAatgctgttttcccagcacctagaacataATAAACATTCAAAGAAATTGTTGAGTAAACGAATAAAATCTGGTATACCCAAATTTATAAAATGCAGTGGCCGTTAATAAGTcagttggatttaaaaaaaaaagtcagttggaTTTATATATAATGACCTGGGGAAATGGCCATGATATATTATTAACTGATAAAAGCAAGTCACAACGAAAAGtatgacttcattcttttttaagaagaGACAAAAGGAAGAACAAGATAAGTGATACACGTTTGCCTAAGCACAAAAAATTCTTGGGATGATATGGACCGGGGTGTTAACACTGGTACCCCAGAGGGATGGGATTGAAAGAAGGAGcaaattttaactttttccaCCCCTCTGCATTGTTCAAACTTGTTGTAAGGAATTGTTCCGTGGAAGGCCTCAACGTGCGTTCATAAAAACTTAAACCAGACCAGGCTTTGCTATGGGAAGGACAACCTCTTTGAGTCCTTTGCCCCCGCGTTAGGAAAACAAGTCCTTGGCAACAGGTCCTTGGCGTTACTAGGTATTCTTTTTACAGTATTGGTTTGTTGCTTTTTTGATTtttgtgcccctccccccaacacaacCCCCGCCTCCCGCGAGTTTGCTCAGCCCGTCCCCTTCCTGCGGGTATCTTTCCTGTCCAACCTGCCAACTCCCCCTGCGCGCTTATCtgaccccgtgctctgcagcggCACCCGCGCACCGTGTGCACGCCCGACCTTTGCCACCTTCCGCGCTCACGGCAACTGCAGGAGGATGTGGTTTACAGAACCCGTGGACCGAGGCTTCTCACTCCAGCGCCCTTATTTCCGAAATGGTCCCCCCAAGCGCAAGGCCCATCTCCAATATTCAAAGGAACCCCAGAGGAGGGGGCCGGGCTTGGAGGAGGAGGGCGGGGCGAGAGGGGGAGATGAGGTGTGGAGAAGCACCTGCCGGCGCCTCCACCACTATTAATATTAACTTTTATTAAGACTTGGCCCTTCTCTCCCTGGGGCTTCACAAAGCAGGAAGCCAAGGGCAGGGGTGCAGGGAAGGGAATTGGCAGGAAGAGAAAACCTTGAGTAAATTATTTAGCCGTGAGTCGAGATTAAGAGTGATtccgccctctcccctcccccacccgcaaATTGGGCCCAGGTTGGGGATCAGCCCTCAAACCGCCACTAATCGTTTCAGCTGGACGACATCTGGAGTCTGGTGAGGGGCAGGCCAGGGAGACGTCTGTCGGCGACACGAGGTGCGAGGGCGGTGGGCACCCACCGGGCCCCCGGCTCCGGGGGACGTGGCCTCTCCGCAGGTTAGGCCGCGCCTGATGGCGATggagggaggaggctgaggcCGAAAGTGCCAGAGCGCGGCCGGGAGAGGCGCAAAGGGGTGGGCTTGTTCGCACCCGCTGGGCCAGGCGACACCTGCTGCCGTGGACCGCGGCCCTGCGCCCTCGGCggggaagagggagaagcagCCGAGGGCCGCAGGCTCTCCCTGGGGCCCCTCCTGCGGCGCCTCCGCCGGTTGCCCCTgccgctccccgccccccgccccgctggTTCCGGCTCTCCCGTCCTCGGACAGTCGGGGACCCGGCCGCTCCGCCGGAGCAGCAGCGCCGCCTGCCGGGCACCTCGCGCAAGCTCGGCCGCGGGAGGGGCGGCAGGGAGTGGGGCTGAGCGCGCCGACCTCCCGCCTCCCCTTCAAAGTCAAGTCCCTCCCGCCCGCCcggcggccgccgccgccacgGCCCGCGGCGCTCAAGCCCGACGTGGAAGCCGCCGCCGCGCTCCTCACCGGGGCCCGGTTCCCGGCACCTCCGCCGCCCATAGCGGGGCACGCCGTTGAAAAACTCGGAGTACGTTTAACCGTGATGACAAAAGCAGCTgtggaaaccaagctgctccgaAGAGGAAAAGGAACGTGCCCGGGATCTCGAGGCGCGACTTCCGGGGCGCAGACGGCGGCGGCCCCCCCGGGCTTCCCGCCAGGTTGGTGCGGCTGCCACGGGGGCTTCGCTGCGCTTCCACCTCGGGAGGCGCCAGGCCGCCCGGAGACGAGCGCGGCCTTTCCCCGTCGGGCGAGGAGCCGGCGCGGCGTCCGAGGCCGGGAGCTACGCGACCCCTGCGCCCCGGCGCCCGCGGCGCGCTCCTGCGGCTCGTGGCGCTTGGGCGGTGGGTCCTGAGGGCCGTGGCGAGAGTCCGGTCCTTTGATCCGTGGGCCAGGCCGCAAGGGGAGGGGCGAGGCCGCTGCCACCTGAGCGGCATCTTCGCTGCAGGCTGGGGCCGCGCACAGACGCCTCGATACCAGGCCTactgccctccccccagccctgttGTAGACGACCGGCCTGTCTGGACATGAGCAAagcatgctttcattttttctgtctAAAACATTCAGAGACTCGAATCCAGGCAGTAGTTTCTCCGAGATAGAGGTGTGAGGTGGCGGCAAACTAAAAGTTCCCGCCAAGGGAGCAGCTTTGCTGCCTGTCTGTTTTGTCTGGCTTTACACTTGCGAACGTAGCGCCCAGCTTTGTGCAGCAATCCAAGCCCATCTAAAAATCTGCTCCCTGAACAGCTTGCGACGGCCCGATTGTGTGGTCATTTGGCCTTGTGGTTCTCCGTCCTGGCCACGTGTCCACCCAAGAGCAGCTATCATAACACTGTAGGTGCATTTCAAGACTCTAACCctagaaatgaggaagaaatgtTGCTTGTTGGTTTTCTGTGGGCTGAAGATCATGACCAAGACCTGTCACTCTGAATCAGGGTCTGTTGTGTTTAACAATATATCACTAACAGATGTCTAAAAGTAT
Coding sequences within it:
- the LOC138842419 gene encoding putative uncharacterized protein ENSP00000383309, which produces MNKCRARDATRPRTEGDRETPKAAVQVRPHRATRVRLDVRVSESERPPSADGALGRSDLPAEPTHAAQTLAHGALLRLSEQTHTANARESGLGAEGDGVSANAERSRCERASARAPQHPRLAVRASTSATLQRASPLDHEPHRSSRNLPSALDDIWSLATPAAVDRGPAPSAGKREKQPRAAGSPWGPSCGASAGCPCRSPPPAPLVPALPSSDSRGPGRSAGAAAPPAGHLAQARPREGRQGVGLSAPTSRLPFKVKSLPPARRPPPPRPAALKPDVEAAAALLTGARFPAPPPPIAGHAVEKLGVRLTVMTKAAVETKLLRRGKGTCPGSRGATSGAQTAAAPPGFPPGWCGCHGGFAALPPREAPGRPETSAAFPRRARSRRGVRGRELRDPCAPAPAARSCGSWRLGGGS